Proteins from a single region of Flaviflexus salsibiostraticola:
- the glnA gene encoding type I glutamate--ammonia ligase has translation MDRQQEHILQTIQEKDVRYIRLWFTDVIGTLKSVAIAPAELEEAFDEGIGFDGSSIEGLARVVEADMLAYPDASTFQILPGQSSASQVARLFCDISTRDGEPARSDPRSVLRRALARASDMGFTFYTHPEIEFYLFHPTSDPYEEFRPIDRAGYFDHSARSAGLDFRREAVATLEAMNIPVEFSHHEAGPGQNEIDLRFTDALSMADSIMAFRTVIQELALSQGSFASFMPKPLIDHPGSGMHTHMSLFEGDRNVFFDPSGTYFLSTTARRFMAGLLEHANAISAITNQHVNSYKRLWAGDEAPSYICWGHNNRSALVRVPALRAGKARAARIEYRAIDSAANPYLAFAVLLNAGLDGIERELELPDEAIEDVTSLTRNERRALGIGSLPGNLDQALVAMQESELVAQTLGEEAFSYFIRNKESEWTAYRNQVTPFERDRFLPVV, from the coding sequence ATGGACCGTCAGCAGGAGCACATCCTCCAGACCATTCAGGAGAAGGACGTCCGGTACATCCGCCTATGGTTCACGGACGTCATCGGGACACTGAAATCGGTCGCGATCGCCCCCGCCGAGCTCGAGGAGGCCTTCGATGAGGGCATCGGCTTCGACGGGTCGTCGATTGAGGGCCTCGCCCGTGTGGTCGAGGCCGACATGCTCGCGTACCCCGATGCGTCGACCTTCCAGATCCTGCCCGGGCAGTCATCGGCAAGCCAGGTCGCGAGGCTGTTCTGCGATATCTCGACGCGGGACGGCGAGCCCGCACGCTCCGATCCCCGGTCGGTTCTGCGGCGGGCGCTCGCTCGTGCGAGCGACATGGGGTTCACGTTCTACACCCATCCCGAGATCGAGTTCTATCTCTTCCATCCGACCTCCGACCCGTATGAGGAGTTCAGGCCGATCGATCGTGCCGGCTACTTCGACCATTCGGCACGCTCGGCGGGCCTCGACTTCCGCAGGGAGGCTGTCGCCACCCTCGAGGCGATGAACATCCCGGTCGAGTTCTCCCACCACGAGGCGGGCCCGGGTCAGAACGAGATCGACCTGAGGTTCACCGATGCGCTATCGATGGCGGACAGCATCATGGCCTTCCGCACCGTCATCCAGGAGCTCGCCCTCTCGCAGGGGTCCTTCGCCTCCTTCATGCCGAAGCCGCTCATCGACCATCCGGGGTCGGGTATGCATACGCACATGTCACTCTTCGAAGGGGACCGCAACGTCTTCTTCGATCCGTCCGGGACCTACTTCCTGTCGACCACGGCACGACGCTTCATGGCAGGCCTCCTCGAGCACGCAAACGCTATCTCCGCGATCACCAATCAGCACGTCAACTCCTACAAACGGCTGTGGGCGGGCGATGAGGCACCCTCCTACATCTGCTGGGGCCACAACAACCGTTCGGCACTCGTCCGGGTGCCGGCGCTGCGAGCCGGCAAGGCCCGGGCCGCCCGCATCGAGTATCGTGCGATCGACTCCGCAGCGAATCCCTATCTCGCTTTTGCGGTTCTGCTCAACGCGGGATTGGACGGCATCGAGCGCGAGCTCGAGCTGCCCGATGAGGCGATTGAGGATGTCACGTCGCTGACCCGCAACGAGCGCCGTGCCCTCGGCATCGGCTCCCTTCCGGGCAACCTCGATCAGGCGCTCGTTGCCATGCAGGAATCCGAGCTCGTGGCGCAGACGCTCGGCGAGGAGGCCTTCTCCTACTTCATCCGCAACAAGGAGAGCGAGTGGACGGCGTACCGGAACCAGGTGACTCCCTTCGAACGGGACCGCTTCCTGCCGGTGGTGTGA